From the genome of Yersinia enterocolitica, one region includes:
- a CDS encoding flagellar basal body M-ring protein FliF translates to MNASITGGENRENVFTTTLARLRANPKIPLLIAAAAAVAIIVALMLWAKSPDYRVLYSNLNDRDGGDIVTQLTQLNIPYRFADNGGALLVPADKVHETRLRLAQQGLPKGGAVGFELLDQEKFGISQFSEQVNYQRALEGELARTIGTLGPVMNVRVHLAMPKPSLFVREQKSPTASVTLALQPGRALDDGQINAIVYMVSSSVAGLPPGNVTVVDQTGRLLTQSDSAGRDLNAAQLKFTNEVENRFQRRIETILAPMVGSGNVHAQVTAQVDFASREQTDEEYKPNQAADKGAVRSQQVSTSEQLGGTNVGGVPGALSNQPSATPVAPIETPAATPAAGAAGAAGATANNANAANRPATAAKSTATSSNSRHDQTTNFEVDRTIRHTQQQAGMVQRLSVAVVVNYGSDKAGKPVALTKDQLAQVESLTREAMGFSTDRGDTLNVVNTPFNATDDASGNTLPFWQQQSFFDQMLNAGRYLLILLVAWILWRKLVRPMVAKKQVADKAAASVNNIVQTAVASENAKQSKEELALRKKNQQRVSAEVQAQRIRELADKDPRVVALVIRQWMSNDQ, encoded by the coding sequence ATGAATGCCTCGATAACTGGCGGTGAAAATCGTGAAAATGTTTTTACGACAACACTGGCACGCCTACGCGCGAATCCAAAAATCCCACTGCTGATTGCTGCGGCTGCGGCCGTCGCTATTATTGTCGCGCTGATGTTATGGGCTAAAAGCCCGGATTATCGCGTCCTTTATAGCAACCTAAATGATCGTGACGGTGGCGATATCGTTACGCAACTGACACAACTGAATATCCCTTATCGCTTCGCGGATAATGGTGGCGCGTTGTTGGTCCCGGCAGATAAGGTGCATGAAACCCGTCTGCGTCTGGCCCAACAAGGCTTGCCTAAAGGCGGTGCGGTAGGTTTTGAACTGCTGGACCAGGAAAAATTTGGCATCAGCCAGTTCAGTGAACAAGTTAACTATCAACGGGCATTGGAAGGTGAACTGGCGCGCACTATTGGCACCCTCGGGCCAGTGATGAATGTGCGTGTTCACTTGGCAATGCCAAAACCTTCTCTCTTTGTTCGGGAACAAAAGTCTCCCACCGCCTCTGTAACACTCGCATTGCAACCAGGTCGTGCCCTTGATGATGGTCAGATTAACGCCATCGTATATATGGTCTCCAGTAGCGTGGCCGGTTTACCGCCGGGTAACGTGACTGTCGTTGACCAAACCGGCCGTTTGTTGACGCAATCCGACAGTGCGGGCCGTGATTTAAACGCCGCACAACTCAAATTTACTAACGAAGTTGAAAATCGCTTCCAACGTCGCATTGAAACCATACTCGCCCCGATGGTCGGTAGCGGTAATGTGCATGCGCAGGTCACGGCTCAAGTTGATTTTGCCAGCCGTGAACAGACCGATGAAGAGTATAAGCCTAATCAGGCCGCCGACAAAGGCGCGGTCCGCTCACAGCAAGTTAGCACCAGTGAACAGCTGGGGGGAACCAATGTCGGTGGTGTTCCGGGGGCATTATCCAATCAGCCATCTGCCACACCGGTCGCACCGATTGAAACCCCAGCAGCGACACCTGCTGCCGGTGCTGCTGGTGCTGCTGGTGCCACGGCCAACAATGCCAACGCGGCTAATCGTCCGGCCACTGCCGCTAAATCGACAGCGACATCAAGCAACAGCCGCCACGACCAAACCACTAACTTTGAAGTTGACCGCACAATCCGTCATACCCAGCAACAAGCTGGCATGGTGCAGCGCCTCTCGGTTGCCGTTGTTGTTAATTACGGCAGTGATAAGGCGGGCAAGCCAGTTGCGCTGACCAAAGATCAATTGGCACAAGTGGAATCCCTGACACGCGAGGCGATGGGCTTCTCTACTGATCGTGGCGACACATTAAATGTGGTGAATACACCATTTAACGCCACCGATGATGCCAGCGGTAACACACTGCCCTTCTGGCAACAACAATCGTTCTTTGATCAGATGTTAAATGCTGGTCGTTATCTGCTTATCTTGCTGGTGGCATGGATCTTATGGCGCAAATTAGTGCGCCCTATGGTCGCTAAGAAACAAGTTGCTGATAAGGCTGCGGCATCGGTCAATAACATTGTCCAGACTGCGGTAGCGTCTGAAAATGCCAAACAGAGTAAAGAAGAGCTGGCCTTACGTAAGAAAAATCAGCAGCGAGTGAGTGCTGAAGTTCAGGCCCAGCGTATACGCGAACTTGCGGATAAAGACCCACGTGTTGTCGCGCTGGTTATCCGTCAATGGATGAGTAATGACCAATGA
- a CDS encoding flagellar motor switch protein FliG yields the protein MSLTGTEKSAIMLMTLGEDHAAEVFKHLSSREVQQLSTTMASMRQVSHQQLIDVLAEFEDDAEQYAALSVNASDYLRSVLIKALGEERASSLLEDILESRETTSGMETLNFMEPQMAADLIRDEHPQIIATILVHLKRAQAADILALFDERLRNDVMLRIATFGGVQPAALAELTEVLNNLLDGQNLKRSKMGGIRTAAEIINLMKTQQEETVMDAVREYDGELAQKIIDEMFLFENLVSVDDRSIQRLLQEIDNESLLIALKGADQALRERFLSNMSLRAAEILRDDLATRGPVRMSLVENEQKAILLIVRRLAESGEIVIGGGEDIYV from the coding sequence ATGAGCCTGACCGGAACTGAAAAAAGCGCCATCATGCTGATGACTCTGGGTGAAGACCATGCCGCCGAGGTGTTTAAACACCTCTCCTCGCGCGAAGTGCAGCAACTCAGTACCACCATGGCCAGTATGCGTCAGGTTTCTCACCAGCAACTGATTGATGTATTGGCTGAATTTGAAGACGATGCCGAGCAATATGCCGCACTGAGCGTGAACGCCAGTGATTACCTGCGCAGTGTGCTGATAAAAGCCCTGGGGGAAGAGCGCGCATCCAGCTTGTTGGAAGATATTCTGGAATCGCGCGAAACCACCAGTGGCATGGAAACGCTCAACTTTATGGAGCCGCAGATGGCGGCCGACCTGATCCGCGACGAACATCCGCAGATTATCGCCACCATCCTGGTCCATCTGAAACGCGCTCAGGCCGCCGATATACTGGCGCTGTTCGACGAGCGCCTGCGCAACGATGTGATGTTGCGTATCGCCACCTTTGGTGGTGTCCAGCCCGCCGCATTGGCTGAGTTGACCGAAGTATTGAACAACCTGCTCGATGGCCAGAACCTCAAACGCAGCAAAATGGGCGGTATCCGCACAGCGGCCGAGATTATCAACCTGATGAAAACACAACAGGAAGAGACGGTCATGGATGCAGTGCGCGAATACGACGGCGAATTGGCTCAAAAAATTATCGACGAAATGTTCCTGTTCGAGAATTTGGTCAGTGTCGACGACCGCAGCATTCAGCGTTTACTGCAAGAGATAGACAACGAATCACTGTTGATCGCCCTGAAAGGTGCCGATCAAGCATTGCGCGAGCGTTTCCTCAGCAACATGTCATTGCGTGCAGCAGAAATCTTGCGCGACGATCTGGCAACCCGTGGACCGGTACGTATGTCACTGGTCGAAAACGAACAGAAAGCCATCTTGCTTATCGTCCGTCGTCTGGCGGAAAGCGGCGAGATAGTCATTGGTGGTGGCGAGGATATCTATGTCTGA
- a CDS encoding flagellar assembly protein FliH, with the protein MSDRINALPWQPWSLNDFATTSDTTPPAAAPDISMLFTDEPDTGSDSESTGVSEQQALVNLQLEAEKQGRQQGFAKGLQEGLDKGYQTGLEEGHQQALADAQKQLAPMTAHWQLMVNDFQSTLDALDSVIASRLMQMALAAAKQILGQPAICDGTALLAQIQQLIQQEPMFTGKPQLRVNPDDLAVVEQRLGSTLSLHGWRLLGDSQIHPGGCKVSAEEGDLDASLATRWHELCRLAAPGEL; encoded by the coding sequence ATGTCTGACAGGATAAATGCCCTGCCCTGGCAACCTTGGTCACTCAACGACTTTGCCACTACATCGGATACTACTCCGCCAGCGGCTGCGCCGGATATCAGTATGCTGTTTACTGATGAACCGGATACGGGTAGCGATAGTGAATCAACCGGGGTCAGTGAGCAGCAAGCGCTGGTAAATCTGCAACTCGAAGCCGAGAAGCAGGGCCGCCAACAAGGGTTCGCTAAAGGGTTACAAGAAGGGTTGGATAAAGGTTACCAGACCGGTCTGGAGGAAGGTCATCAACAGGCACTGGCCGATGCTCAAAAGCAATTGGCCCCGATGACTGCCCACTGGCAACTGATGGTGAACGACTTCCAAAGTACCCTTGATGCACTCGACAGCGTGATAGCCTCGCGGTTAATGCAAATGGCCCTGGCCGCCGCGAAACAAATTCTCGGGCAACCTGCAATCTGCGATGGCACGGCATTATTGGCCCAAATCCAACAACTGATTCAGCAGGAACCGATGTTCACCGGTAAGCCACAACTGCGGGTTAATCCCGATGATCTGGCTGTCGTCGAGCAACGCTTAGGCAGCACCTTAAGTCTGCATGGCTGGCGCTTGCTGGGTGATAGTCAAATTCATCCGGGTGGCTGCAAAGTCAGCGCCGAAGAAGGTGATCTGGATGCCAGTTTGGCGACCCGCTGGCATGAGTTGTGCCGCCTCGCCGCGCCGGGAGAATTATGA
- the fliI gene encoding flagellum-specific ATP synthase FliL (involved in type III protein export during flagellum assembly): MTARLGRWLASLDKFEERISQSTTIRRYGRLTRATGLVLEATGLQLPLGATCLIERHDNGEVQEVESEVVGFNGHRLFLMPLEEVEGIVPGARVYARVTTGGASASKQLPLGPELLGRVLDGSAKPLDGLPAPETSYRAPLITPPINPLQRTAIVQVLDVGVRTINALLTVGRGQRMGLFAGSGVGKSVLLGMMARYTQADVIVVGLIGERGREVKDFIENILGPEGRARSVVIAAPADVSPLLRMQGAAYATRIAEDFRDRGQHVLLIMDSLTRYAMAQREIALAIGEPPATKGYPPSVFAKLPALVERAGNGVTGGGSITAFYTVLTEGDDQQDPIADSARAILDGHVVLSRRLAESGHYPAIDIEASISRAMTSLIDENHYSQVRQFKQLLASYQRNRDLVSVGAYAAGSDPLLDKAIALYPQMEIFLQQGMFERSSYDDACQHLKSLFPG; encoded by the coding sequence ATGACCGCGCGCCTTGGTCGTTGGCTCGCCTCTTTAGATAAATTCGAAGAGCGCATCAGCCAGTCAACCACTATCCGCCGCTACGGACGGTTGACTCGCGCCACCGGTTTAGTCTTGGAAGCCACAGGGTTACAACTGCCATTGGGCGCAACTTGTCTGATTGAGCGCCACGATAACGGCGAAGTGCAGGAAGTTGAAAGTGAAGTGGTCGGTTTTAACGGCCATCGCCTGTTTCTGATGCCGTTGGAAGAAGTCGAAGGCATTGTGCCAGGAGCCAGAGTCTATGCCCGGGTGACCACCGGTGGTGCTTCAGCCAGTAAACAACTGCCGCTCGGCCCGGAACTCCTGGGGCGAGTATTGGATGGCAGTGCCAAACCGCTTGATGGTCTACCTGCACCAGAAACCAGTTATCGCGCCCCACTGATCACCCCGCCAATCAATCCATTGCAACGTACCGCGATTGTGCAGGTACTCGATGTCGGTGTGCGGACGATTAATGCCCTACTCACCGTTGGCCGTGGGCAACGTATGGGTCTGTTCGCCGGCTCTGGGGTAGGTAAAAGTGTGCTGCTCGGCATGATGGCACGTTATACCCAAGCAGATGTCATTGTGGTGGGTCTGATTGGCGAACGTGGCCGTGAAGTAAAAGACTTTATCGAGAATATTTTAGGGCCGGAAGGCCGTGCTCGTTCGGTAGTGATAGCCGCTCCTGCCGACGTATCGCCATTACTGCGTATGCAAGGTGCCGCTTATGCAACTCGCATTGCAGAAGATTTCCGTGACCGTGGTCAGCACGTATTGCTGATTATGGACTCGCTGACTCGCTATGCCATGGCGCAACGTGAAATTGCGTTGGCCATCGGCGAACCACCGGCAACCAAGGGTTATCCACCCTCCGTATTCGCTAAATTACCGGCGCTGGTGGAGCGTGCGGGTAACGGTGTCACCGGCGGTGGCTCGATTACTGCATTTTATACCGTATTAACCGAAGGCGATGACCAGCAAGACCCGATTGCAGACTCGGCACGCGCCATTCTCGACGGCCATGTGGTGTTATCACGCCGTCTGGCTGAATCTGGCCACTATCCGGCCATCGATATTGAAGCATCGATCAGTCGTGCCATGACATCACTGATCGATGAGAACCATTACAGTCAAGTTCGCCAGTTTAAACAACTACTTGCCAGTTATCAGCGTAACCGAGACTTGGTCAGTGTGGGTGCCTATGCCGCCGGTAGTGATCCGCTATTGGATAAGGCCATTGCTCTTTACCCGCAAATGGAAATCTTCTTACAGCAAGGCATGTTCGAACGCAGCAGTTACGACGATGCATGCCAGCATCTGAAGAGTCTGTTTCCGGGTTGA
- the fliJ gene encoding flagella biosynthesis chaperone FliJ (rod/hook and filament chaperone): protein MKSQSPLITLRDLAQKAVEQASTQLGQVRLSYQNAEQQLTMLLTYQDEYRVRLNDTLSNGMASSSWQNYQQFIQTLEQAIDQHRNQLAQWNVKVEQAVKHWQEKQQRLNAFETLNERAETTARLQENRLDQKLMDEFAQRASQRSLNS from the coding sequence ATGAAAAGTCAGTCACCTCTCATCACCCTGCGCGATCTGGCCCAGAAAGCCGTCGAACAGGCAAGCACGCAACTGGGTCAGGTTCGCCTGTCCTATCAGAATGCTGAGCAGCAACTCACGATGTTGCTGACTTATCAGGATGAATACCGGGTGCGGTTGAATGACACACTGAGTAACGGGATGGCCTCCTCCAGTTGGCAAAACTATCAGCAATTTATTCAGACGTTGGAGCAAGCTATTGACCAACATCGTAATCAGTTGGCTCAGTGGAATGTCAAAGTTGAGCAGGCAGTTAAGCATTGGCAAGAAAAGCAGCAACGGTTAAATGCATTTGAAACCTTGAATGAGCGGGCTGAAACCACCGCGCGCTTGCAAGAAAACCGTTTGGATCAAAAATTGATGGATGAGTTCGCACAGCGCGCCTCACAAAGGAGTCTTAATTCATGA
- a CDS encoding flagellar hook-length control protein FliK — MGKELTVMDASTLKSSLAATTDITADVDGGKSISGNSKLNQLLAALGDISATLPAGLTHAGQTGDAANVKKTTLDDDSTLDKTTALAESSALQSLLAMLPHQVATTLGSANNGQKTQLTDGNGLTSDKTSAKQDLATLTSLTSQDKGLAALIGGTIGTAKSDNASNNALPAATPGKTKTTTAQDKLVRLTAAQDADSSLSAKAVPVAVQADKTIATAAVDKIAVSSATVTPSLPPVSSPVLPATASGAVSVPVSGHLSAQLGSQEWQQSLGQQVVMFSRNGQQNAELRLHPQELGALQISLKMEDNQAQLHFASAHSQVRAAIEAAMPSLRSALAESGIQLGQSSVGSEGQWQQAQQQSQQNQQSFASHGQPAYGSSASGDVPNSTPLVTPAALQSLANGNGGVDIFA, encoded by the coding sequence CTGGGTAAAGAGCTGACGGTTATGGATGCCTCGACCCTGAAATCATCGCTGGCTGCAACCACTGATATCACTGCCGATGTGGATGGAGGAAAGTCAATCAGTGGTAACAGTAAATTGAATCAGTTATTGGCCGCCTTAGGTGATATCAGTGCCACGTTGCCTGCAGGCCTGACCCACGCAGGGCAGACTGGAGACGCGGCTAATGTGAAGAAAACCACCTTAGATGATGACAGCACGCTGGATAAAACCACCGCGCTGGCCGAATCCAGTGCGTTGCAGTCGTTATTAGCCATGTTACCCCACCAGGTTGCTACCACGCTGGGCAGCGCCAACAATGGGCAGAAAACGCAGTTGACTGACGGCAATGGCCTGACCAGCGACAAAACCAGCGCTAAGCAGGACTTAGCCACTCTGACCAGTCTGACCTCACAAGATAAAGGTTTGGCGGCATTGATCGGCGGCACAATCGGCACTGCGAAAAGTGACAATGCCAGCAACAACGCACTGCCAGCGGCCACCCCCGGTAAGACAAAAACCACCACAGCTCAAGATAAATTGGTGCGCCTAACAGCAGCACAGGATGCAGATAGCAGTCTCAGCGCGAAAGCAGTTCCTGTAGCAGTACAGGCTGACAAAACTATTGCCACAGCCGCCGTGGATAAAATAGCCGTGAGTTCAGCCACGGTAACACCATCACTCCCTCCGGTTTCCAGCCCGGTCCTGCCAGCGACGGCCAGTGGTGCGGTTAGCGTGCCAGTCAGTGGCCATTTAAGTGCTCAGTTAGGTAGCCAGGAATGGCAACAATCGCTGGGTCAGCAAGTGGTGATGTTCAGCCGTAACGGCCAACAAAATGCTGAACTGCGGCTACATCCGCAAGAGTTGGGGGCATTGCAAATCAGCCTGAAAATGGAAGATAACCAAGCTCAGTTGCACTTTGCTTCAGCTCACAGCCAGGTTCGGGCAGCTATTGAAGCGGCGATGCCAAGTTTACGCTCGGCATTGGCTGAAAGTGGTATCCAGTTGGGCCAAAGCAGTGTCGGCAGTGAAGGACAGTGGCAACAGGCACAACAACAGAGCCAACAAAATCAGCAGAGTTTCGCATCACACGGCCAACCCGCTTACGGTAGCAGCGCATCGGGTGATGTACCGAACAGCACACCGCTAGTGACACCTGCGGCGTTGCAATCACTGGCTAATGGTAATGGTGGTGTTGATATTTTCGCCTAA
- a CDS encoding flagellar basal body-associated protein FliL, translating into MSDNTFPAKRKSSIWVILLVLIAVAASAGGGYSWWILHKSKPTAAKAVPVIPVFMPLETFTVNLITPDNNLDRVLYIGLTLRLPDDTTRAKLNDYLPEVRSRLLLLLSRQSADSLSNEEGKQRLVGEIKNVLSPPMVKGQPNQVVSDVLFTAFILR; encoded by the coding sequence ATGTCTGATAATACCTTCCCGGCCAAGCGTAAGAGTTCGATCTGGGTGATCCTGCTAGTGCTGATTGCTGTGGCAGCATCTGCAGGTGGCGGTTATAGCTGGTGGATACTCCATAAGAGTAAACCTACCGCTGCGAAAGCCGTTCCTGTTATTCCGGTGTTTATGCCGCTGGAGACCTTTACGGTCAATCTGATCACGCCAGATAACAATCTGGATCGCGTGCTTTATATCGGATTAACGTTAAGGCTGCCCGACGATACGACTCGCGCTAAACTCAATGACTATCTGCCGGAAGTTCGCAGCCGCTTGCTGTTGCTACTTTCTCGGCAGTCCGCCGATAGCCTGTCAAATGAAGAAGGCAAACAGCGTTTAGTCGGTGAAATTAAAAACGTACTTAGCCCGCCAATGGTTAAAGGCCAACCTAATCAGGTAGTCAGCGATGTGCTGTTTACCGCATTTATATTGCGATAA
- a CDS encoding flagellar motor switch protein FliM, with amino-acid sequence MGDSILSQAEIDALLNGDSGGDEPVAVVGNETDVKPYDPTTQRRVVRERLQALEIINERFARQFRMGLFNLLRRSPDITVGPIKIQPYHDFARNLPVPTNLNLIHLKPLRGTALFVFAPSLVFIAVDNLFGGDGRFPTKVEGREFTHTEQRVINRMLRLALDAYRDAWAPIYKIDVEYVRSEIQVKFTNITTSPNDIVVTTPFHVEIGALSGEFNICIPFAMIEPLRELLTNPPLENSRQEDSHWRETLVKQVQHSELELVANFVDIPLRLSQILKLQPGDVLPIDKPDRLIAHVDGVPVLTSQYGTLNGQYALRVEHLINPILNALNEEQPNE; translated from the coding sequence ATGGGCGATAGCATTCTTTCACAAGCAGAGATTGACGCACTGTTAAACGGTGACAGCGGTGGCGATGAGCCAGTTGCTGTCGTCGGTAATGAAACAGACGTTAAACCTTACGATCCGACGACCCAGCGACGTGTGGTGCGTGAACGCCTGCAAGCGTTGGAGATCATCAATGAACGTTTTGCTCGTCAGTTCCGTATGGGGCTGTTTAACCTGTTACGTCGCAGCCCGGATATCACCGTCGGCCCGATAAAAATTCAGCCATACCACGACTTTGCCCGTAATCTGCCGGTACCGACCAATCTCAACCTGATTCATCTCAAACCGCTACGCGGCACCGCGCTATTCGTTTTCGCCCCGAGCCTGGTCTTTATTGCGGTTGATAATCTGTTCGGTGGTGATGGTCGCTTCCCCACCAAAGTAGAAGGTCGCGAGTTTACCCACACCGAACAACGTGTGATTAACCGCATGTTACGGCTGGCACTGGATGCCTACCGTGATGCCTGGGCACCTATCTATAAAATTGATGTGGAATATGTCCGTTCTGAAATACAGGTGAAATTCACCAATATCACCACCTCCCCCAACGATATCGTGGTCACCACCCCTTTCCATGTGGAGATCGGTGCGTTGAGCGGTGAGTTCAACATCTGTATTCCCTTCGCCATGATCGAGCCATTGCGTGAGCTGCTAACCAACCCACCGTTGGAAAATTCCCGACAGGAAGATAGCCACTGGCGCGAAACACTGGTGAAGCAAGTGCAGCACTCCGAGCTGGAGCTGGTGGCTAATTTTGTCGATATCCCGCTGAGACTATCGCAGATACTCAAGCTGCAACCAGGGGATGTATTACCCATAGATAAACCGGATCGACTGATTGCGCATGTCGACGGCGTACCGGTACTGACCAGTCAGTACGGGACATTAAACGGGCAATATGCCCTACGTGTTGAACATTTGATTAACCCTATTTTGAATGCTCTGAATGAGGAACAGCCCAATGAGTGA
- a CDS encoding flagellar motor switch protein FliN, producing MSDPKLPSDDGKESVDDLWADAFNEQQAADKPAATTEGVFKSLEAPDALGNLQDIDLILDIPVKLTVELGRTKMTIKELLRLSQGSVVSLDGLAGEPLDILINGYLIAQGEVVVVADKYGVRITDIITPSERMRRLSR from the coding sequence ATGAGTGACCCTAAGCTTCCGTCTGATGATGGAAAGGAATCCGTGGACGATCTGTGGGCTGATGCGTTTAATGAGCAGCAGGCAGCGGATAAACCAGCGGCCACCACCGAGGGGGTATTTAAATCACTGGAAGCGCCGGATGCCTTGGGTAACCTACAGGATATCGATTTAATTCTGGATATCCCGGTAAAGCTGACCGTTGAACTGGGTCGCACCAAAATGACCATCAAAGAGTTACTGCGCTTGTCTCAAGGCTCGGTCGTCTCCCTTGATGGACTGGCCGGTGAGCCATTGGATATTTTGATTAACGGTTATCTGATTGCGCAGGGTGAAGTGGTGGTAGTCGCTGATAAATATGGCGTACGTATCACTGACATCATTACTCCGTCAGAACGTATGCGCCGTCTGAGCCGCTAA
- the fliO gene encoding flagellar biosynthetic protein FliO, producing the protein MTAAQVDTAASTVTTPVTGFAASHPGTAVQQTAPAIPAGSVLTQVGSVLGGILLLILCGAWLVRRLGFAPQARNNKLLNVKASCQVGQRERVVIVEVDNTWLVLGVTAQQVTQLHTLTRPAIDEATAASSPDRAKPADFRQLLNNHLFNKKSKHPEKSA; encoded by the coding sequence ATGACCGCAGCACAGGTTGATACTGCCGCATCCACGGTTACGACACCGGTTACTGGCTTTGCGGCCAGCCACCCAGGTACTGCGGTGCAACAGACGGCACCAGCGATACCTGCCGGCTCGGTGTTAACGCAGGTTGGCAGCGTGTTAGGCGGTATTTTACTGCTGATTTTATGTGGTGCCTGGCTGGTACGCCGTTTAGGTTTTGCCCCGCAGGCACGTAACAACAAATTATTGAATGTGAAGGCCAGTTGTCAGGTTGGTCAGCGCGAACGGGTGGTCATTGTTGAAGTAGACAATACCTGGCTGGTGTTAGGCGTAACTGCACAGCAGGTGACACAACTCCACACTCTGACACGTCCTGCGATTGATGAAGCCACAGCGGCTTCGTCGCCCGACCGTGCGAAACCGGCCGATTTTCGCCAGCTACTGAACAACCATCTATTTAACAAGAAATCGAAACACCCGGAAAAATCGGCATGA
- the fliP gene encoding flagellar biosynthetic protein FliP: MNKTTLLLLGLLCSPAVLAQLPGIISQPLANGGQSWSLPVQTLVFITTLSFLPAALLMMTSFTRIIIVLGLLRNALGTPSAPPNQVMLGLALFLTFFIMSPVFDKVYQDAYLPFSQDKISMEVAMDKGSQPLREFMLRQTRESDLALYARLANLPPLEGPEVVPMRILLPAYVTSELKTAFQIGFTVFIPFLIIDLVVASVLMALGMMMVPPASISLPFKLMLFVLVDGWQLLLGSLAQSFYS, from the coding sequence ATCAATAAAACCACCCTACTGCTATTAGGCTTACTCTGCTCTCCGGCGGTACTGGCTCAACTACCCGGTATCATCAGCCAGCCATTGGCTAATGGTGGGCAGAGCTGGTCTTTACCGGTTCAGACCTTGGTTTTCATCACCACCCTAAGTTTCCTGCCTGCCGCCTTACTGATGATGACCAGTTTTACCCGTATTATTATTGTGCTCGGGTTGCTGCGCAACGCATTGGGTACCCCCTCTGCACCACCCAATCAGGTGATGTTGGGTCTGGCGCTGTTTCTGACATTTTTTATTATGTCGCCGGTATTTGACAAGGTGTATCAGGACGCTTATCTGCCTTTCAGTCAGGACAAGATAAGCATGGAAGTGGCAATGGATAAAGGCTCACAACCTTTACGTGAATTTATGCTGCGCCAAACCCGAGAATCAGATCTGGCACTGTATGCCCGGCTGGCCAATCTGCCGCCATTGGAAGGTCCCGAAGTGGTACCGATGCGCATTCTGCTACCTGCCTATGTCACCAGCGAGCTGAAAACCGCCTTCCAAATCGGTTTTACCGTGTTTATTCCCTTCCTGATTATCGATCTGGTGGTAGCCAGTGTGCTGATGGCATTGGGGATGATGATGGTTCCCCCAGCCAGTATCTCACTGCCCTTCAAGCTGATGCTATTTGTCTTGGTTGATGGTTGGCAGCTACTACTGGGTTCCCTGGCACAGAGTTTTTATAGCTAA
- the fliQ gene encoding flagellar biosynthetic protein FliQ, whose amino-acid sequence MTPESVMALGVEAMKIALALAAPLLLAALISGLIVSLLQAATQINEMTLSFIPKILAVFATMVIAGPWMLNLILDYMRNLFTSLPTLIG is encoded by the coding sequence ATGACACCTGAATCGGTAATGGCCCTCGGCGTTGAGGCAATGAAGATTGCACTTGCTCTGGCTGCTCCCTTGTTATTAGCCGCCCTGATAAGCGGCCTGATCGTGAGCCTGTTGCAGGCAGCAACGCAAATTAACGAAATGACATTGTCATTCATCCCAAAAATACTGGCCGTGTTCGCCACGATGGTGATCGCAGGCCCATGGATGCTGAACCTGATACTGGACTATATGCGTAATCTGTTCACCAGCCTGCCCACGTTGATTGGCTAA